In Trifolium pratense cultivar HEN17-A07 linkage group LG7, ARS_RC_1.1, whole genome shotgun sequence, a genomic segment contains:
- the LOC123898073 gene encoding NAD(P)H dehydrogenase (quinone) FQR1-like, producing MAVKVYIVYYSMYGHVERLAEEIKKGADSVEGVEAKLWQVPELLPEEVLGKMRAPPKSDIPIITPNELSEGDGFVFGFPTRFGMMAAQFKAFLDATGGLWKTQQLAGKPAGIFYSTSSQGGGQETTALTAITQLVHHGMLFVPIGYTFGAGMFEMEEVKGGSPYGSGTYAGDGSRQPTKLELDQAFHQGMYIATITKKLKEAA from the exons ATGGCCGTCAAAGTTTATATTgt GTACTATTCAATGTATGGACATGTAGAGAGACTAGCGGAAGAAATAAAGAAGGGGGCAGATTCTGTTGAAGGTGTAGAGGCAAAACTATGGCAG GTACCTGAATTATTGCCAGAAGAGGTGCTTGGAAAGATGAGAGCACCACCCAAGAGTGATATACCAATCATAACCCCCAATGAACTATCTGAGGGTGATGGTTTTGTCTTTGGATTCCCAACAAGATTTGGAATGATGGCTGCTCAGTTCAAAGCATTTCTAGATGCAACTGGAGGTCTATGGAAAACTCAACAGCTTGCAGGCAAGCCAGCTGGAATCTTCTATAGCACCAGTTCCCAAGGGGGTGGACAAGAAACTACGGC GCTCACTGCAATAACTCAACTGGTTCATCATGGAATGTTATTTGTTCCAATTGGTTATACATTTGGTGCTGGAATGTTTGAGATGGAAGAAGTGAAAGGTGGAAGTCCATATGGTTCAGGAACATATGCTGGTGATGGATCAAGACAGCCAACTAAGCTTGAGTTGGACCAAGCATTTCATCAAGGGATGTATATTGCCACCATCACAAAGAAACTCAAAGAAGCTGCATAA
- the LOC123897965 gene encoding receptor-like serine/threonine-protein kinase SD1-8, with product MKLGWNLRTHTETRMTSWKSPEDPSPGDFYLGYLLYNYPEQYLMLGTKKFIRLGPWNGLHFSGIPGQKPNNIFASGHVSTKDEIYSFYTLKNDSVISRMVMNQTTLNYTRYLWMEDQQNWKVLKSIPKDVCDYYGTCGAYGTCIITGSQICECLSGFSPKSPVAWNATDWNQGCVRNKPLNCTNKLKDGFVKVKGLKVPDCTHTWVDQTIGLHECRVKCLNNCSCMAYTYANITGEGSGCVIWFGDLIDIRKFEDDGQDLYIRMDASEFGKEGHDELKNDLIRILTSTIVVSGILFLGYYRYILWRRRRRITEDSEVIDLEGDNGSEDQDDLDLPLLAYSTLVTATNNFSIKNKIGEGGFGPVYKGRLVCGQEIAVKRLSSDSGQGITEFKNEVKLIAKLQHRNLVKLLGCCIEEEERMLVYEYMNNCSLNRFIFDDTKSKLLDWPKRFNIICGIARGLLYLHHDSRLRIIHRDLKPSNILLDDRLNPKISDFGIARIFGLDQTHGNTKRVVGTYGYMAPEYAVDGLFSVKSDVFSFGILMLEIICGKRSRGFYVENDSPNLVTHAWSLWKEGRALELVDKNIEDSCVESEVLRCIHTSLLCVQKSTEDRPVMPSVILMLGSDSEFSKPKQPGYYVKKDSFAESSNSGRSEKIMTNDMTITILESR from the exons ATGAAGTTGGGTTGGAATCTTAGAACTCATACGGAAACGAGAATGACATCTTGGAAAAGTCCTGAGGATCCATCACCTGGAGACTTTTATTTGGGTTATTTGCTTTATAATTATCCTGAACAATATTTGATGCTAGGAACAAAGAAATTTATAAGACTTGGACCATGGAATGGATTGCATTTTAGTGGTATACCAGGTCAAAAGCCAAACAACATTTTTGCTTCCGGCCATGTGTCTACGAAGGatgaaatttattctttttatacTTTGAAGAATGATTCTGTCATTTCAAGAATGGTAATGAATCAAACCACATTGAACTACACTCGATACTTGTGGATGGAAGATCAACAAAATTGGAAAGTTCTTAAATCAATACCTAAAGACGTGTGTGACTATTATGGAACCTGTGGAGCTTATGGTACTTGCATAATCACAGGTTCACAAATATGTGAATGTTTATCAGGTTTTAGCCCCAAATCTCCAGTTGCTTGGAATGCAACTGATTGGAATCAAGGATGTGTCCGAAATAAACCGTTAAATTGCACTAACAAACTCAAGGATGGATTTGTTAAAGTGAAAGGTCTAAAAGTGCCAGATTGTACACATACTTGGGTAGATCAAACCATAGGTCTACATGAATGTAGAGTCAAGTGCTTGAATAATTGTTCTTGTATGGCTTATACTTATGCAAATATAACAGGAGAAGGCAGTGGCTGTGTCATATGGTTTGgtgatttaattgatattagGAAGTTTGAAGATGATGGACAGGATCTTTATATTAGAATGGATGCTTCTGAATTTGGCAAAG AGGGACATGATGAGCTCAAGAATGATTTGATAAGAATACTTACTAGCACCATTGTAGTTTCTGGGATACTTTTTCTTGGATATTACCGCTACATAttgtggaggaggaggaggagaataACTg AGGATTCAGAAGTTATCGATCTGGAAGGTGACAACGGTAGTGAGGACCAGGATGATCTCGATCTCCCATTGCTTGCATATTCAACCTTAGTCACTGCCACTAATAACTTCTCGATAAAGAACAAGATTGGAGAAGGTGGTTTTGGACCTGTATACAAG GGAAGATTGGTATGCGGACAAGAAATTGCTGTGAAGAGGCTTTCAAGTGACTCTGGACAAGGAATTACTGAGTTTAAGAATGAAGTAAAGCTTATAGCAAAACTTCAACACCGGAATCTTGTTAAACTTCTTGGATGCTGTATCGAGGAAGAAGAGAGAATGCTAGTTTATGAATACATGAACAACTGTAGCTTGAATAGGTTTATTTTTG ATGATACTAAAAGCAAACTTCTAGATTGGCCTAAGCGCTTCAACATTATTTGCGGAATTGCTCGAGGTCTTCTTTATCTTCATCATGATTCTAGATTGAGGATAATTCATAGAGACCTCAAACCAAGCAATATTTTGCTTGATGACAGGCTGAACCCGAAAATATCAGATTTTGGTATAGCTAGAATTTTCGGATTAGAtcaaacacatggaaataccAAGCGAGTGGTTGGAACATA TGGCTACATGGCACCAGAATATGCTGTTGATGGACTTTTTTCTGTGAAATCTGACGTGTTTAGCTTTGGAATTTTGATGCTGGAGATTATATGTGGGAAGAGAAGTAGAGGTTTTTATGTCGAAAATGACTCTCCTAACCTCGTCACTCAT GCATGGAGTTTATGGAAAGAGGGAAGGGCTTTAGAACTAGTTGACAAAAACATAGAGGATTCTTGTGTTGAATCAGAGGTATTGCGTTGCATTCATACCAGTCTCTTGTGTGTCCAGAAATCTACAGAGGATAGGCCTGTTATGCCTTCTGTTATTCTAATGCTGGGGAGTGACAGTGAATTTTCTAAGCCAAAACAGCCCGGTTACTATGTAAAGAAGGATTCATTTGCAGAATCTTCCAACTCGGGTCGAAGTGAAAAGATCATGACCAACGATATGACTATCACCATATTAGAATCCCGATGA